One genomic window of Halolamina sediminis includes the following:
- a CDS encoding lamin tail domain-containing protein, producing MALGSGAFSTVEANRQAEVTVTGDSNAYLALGPGDQNGAFVDEDDGQVVLDFSGNSNGGVGVGGDSTYTFDDTLWVQNQGTSSTYVWTSVESSTFADGAFYLYTHSNRDTQFSEGDAVELGIGESIPLGVYIDTTEISTDSYDVDLTIHGAGEPPQDGSDDGGDEESEPVPEELIGTLSFDSTASLLGTDTPGSLPDGELPGDPGGLTDEQIVVRAEAGAQSVDEDGNGDSVPYGDDDPLPLMAYDDGIFAAGVPFVQDDTAFAQYGNDELFLNLFDRELGSGTVLWDEGHGQFYDLAAHTAIETYVEDADYTLSATTDIAADLADADGVVITSPADTFSDAELEALASFADDGGLVVLMDQSDYNNFDATSNLNEIAAALSTAIRFNDNQVLNGDGDFAFTTTQFNTDDHPSLFGERAGIGLELDRDESYEVDVVSVADGDTADVQFADGTEKTVRILGVDTAETGDTEERIEEYEGVTDGDALREEADAASAYAEDLLNGETVTLTFDDNEPLRGSYGRLLGYLELPNGDVYNERVIEDGYARLYSSGFANHDRYWDHERAARDAGTNLWSVSDTSAVPESGDSAVESLFFPEPVAVSGGTTVVSSEGDDPLVALDDDAGVAVLGGPIVDEEFESDEGGPGIEGYGQYPFLTNVIDRLAGGIDGRVLIDGGHGQFNAGFSIAAEDAAYYQRYLEGQSTAALDSIAFQPTNDLLDDNGPALLDGDETVASALVVSTPTEALSTDERDRITTFADAGGAIVLLGTAADTDALGNFDPLLADLDADVGFTTTAVTDGDDNLAGASNPATTNFADGTELFDPFTASTDGGGESPSVTIVEVSGETEYVLMENTGSATVEMENWSVGDAADHTYTFPATALGAGETVVVSNDGKSGGTVPDADILRNWDEGYVWNNGGDTATLADADGETVDSYSY from the coding sequence ATGGCTCTCGGATCCGGCGCGTTCTCGACAGTGGAGGCGAATCGACAGGCGGAGGTCACCGTCACGGGCGACTCGAACGCCTACCTCGCGTTGGGGCCGGGTGACCAGAACGGGGCGTTCGTCGACGAGGACGACGGACAGGTGGTGCTAGACTTCAGCGGCAACAGCAACGGTGGGGTGGGCGTCGGCGGAGACTCGACGTACACGTTCGACGACACGCTGTGGGTCCAGAACCAGGGAACGTCGTCGACGTACGTCTGGACGAGCGTCGAGTCGTCGACGTTCGCCGACGGGGCGTTCTATCTCTACACTCACTCGAACCGTGACACGCAGTTCTCGGAAGGTGATGCAGTAGAGCTGGGTATCGGGGAGTCGATCCCCTTGGGCGTCTACATCGACACGACCGAGATATCGACCGACAGCTACGACGTGGACCTGACGATCCACGGCGCAGGGGAGCCGCCACAGGACGGGTCCGACGACGGGGGCGACGAGGAGTCCGAGCCCGTCCCGGAGGAGCTGATCGGGACGCTCAGCTTCGACTCGACGGCCAGCTTGCTCGGTACCGACACCCCGGGCTCGCTCCCCGACGGCGAACTGCCGGGCGACCCCGGTGGCCTCACTGACGAACAAATCGTCGTTAGGGCCGAGGCCGGTGCACAGTCCGTCGATGAGGACGGCAACGGCGACTCCGTTCCTTACGGCGACGACGACCCGTTGCCGCTGATGGCGTACGACGACGGGATCTTCGCGGCCGGCGTCCCGTTCGTCCAAGACGACACGGCGTTCGCCCAGTACGGTAACGACGAGCTGTTCCTGAATCTCTTCGACCGCGAGCTGGGGTCGGGGACGGTACTCTGGGACGAGGGCCACGGGCAGTTCTACGATCTGGCGGCACACACCGCGATCGAGACGTACGTCGAGGACGCCGACTACACGCTGTCGGCGACCACCGACATCGCGGCCGATCTGGCCGACGCTGACGGTGTCGTGATCACCTCCCCCGCGGACACGTTCTCGGACGCGGAGCTCGAGGCGCTCGCGTCGTTTGCCGACGACGGCGGGCTGGTCGTCCTCATGGATCAGTCCGACTACAACAACTTCGACGCGACGAGCAACCTCAACGAGATCGCGGCGGCGCTGTCGACGGCGATCCGGTTCAACGACAATCAGGTGTTGAACGGTGACGGCGACTTCGCGTTCACGACGACACAGTTCAACACCGACGACCATCCCAGCCTGTTTGGGGAACGCGCGGGGATTGGTCTCGAACTGGATCGTGACGAGTCCTACGAGGTGGACGTTGTCAGCGTCGCGGACGGCGACACGGCCGACGTCCAGTTCGCCGACGGCACCGAAAAGACCGTTCGGATCCTCGGCGTCGACACGGCCGAGACGGGCGACACCGAGGAGCGGATCGAAGAGTACGAGGGCGTCACCGACGGCGATGCGCTCCGGGAGGAGGCCGACGCCGCCTCGGCGTACGCGGAGGATCTCCTGAACGGCGAGACGGTCACGCTCACGTTCGACGACAACGAGCCGCTTCGTGGGAGCTACGGGCGCCTGCTGGGGTATCTCGAACTCCCCAACGGCGACGTGTACAACGAACGCGTGATCGAAGACGGCTACGCCCGGCTCTACTCCTCGGGGTTCGCGAACCACGATCGGTACTGGGACCACGAGCGGGCCGCACGTGACGCCGGCACGAACCTCTGGTCCGTCTCCGACACGAGCGCGGTGCCGGAGTCCGGCGATTCGGCCGTCGAGTCGCTGTTCTTCCCCGAGCCGGTCGCGGTGTCGGGTGGCACGACCGTCGTCTCCTCCGAGGGCGACGACCCGCTCGTCGCGCTCGACGACGACGCCGGCGTTGCAGTCCTCGGCGGGCCGATCGTCGACGAGGAGTTCGAGTCGGACGAGGGTGGCCCCGGCATCGAGGGCTACGGCCAGTACCCGTTCCTGACCAACGTGATCGACCGCCTCGCAGGCGGCATCGACGGGCGCGTGCTGATCGACGGCGGCCACGGCCAGTTCAATGCCGGCTTCTCGATCGCCGCCGAGGACGCCGCCTACTACCAGCGCTACCTCGAAGGCCAGTCCACGGCCGCGCTCGACTCGATCGCGTTCCAGCCCACCAACGACCTGCTGGACGACAACGGCCCCGCACTGCTCGACGGCGACGAGACGGTCGCGAGCGCCCTGGTCGTCTCGACGCCGACGGAGGCGCTCTCCACCGACGAGCGCGACCGTATCACGACGTTCGCGGACGCCGGCGGCGCGATCGTCCTGTTGGGGACCGCCGCGGACACCGATGCGCTCGGCAACTTCGACCCACTCCTCGCCGATCTCGACGCCGACGTCGGCTTCACTACTACCGCGGTCACCGACGGCGACGACAACCTCGCCGGGGCGAGCAACCCGGCGACCACGAACTTCGCCGACGGGACGGAGCTGTTCGACCCGTTCACGGCGTCAACGGACGGCGGCGGCGAGAGTCCGAGCGTCACTATCGTCGAAGTCAGCGGTGAAACCGAGTACGTGCTGATGGAGAACACCGGCTCGGCCACCGTCGAGATGGAGAACTGGAG